One genomic segment of Ricinus communis isolate WT05 ecotype wild-type chromosome 5, ASM1957865v1, whole genome shotgun sequence includes these proteins:
- the LOC8281316 gene encoding DNA mismatch repair protein MLH3 isoform X6, protein MGTIKRLPESVRNSMRSGIILFDLTRVVEELVFNSLDAGASKVWVYVGAGTCYVKVVDDGCGISRDGLVLLGQRYVTSKLHHFADMDAANESFGFRGEALASISDVSLLEIITKARGRPNGYRKVLKLWFVICFTTNLFAESVCNQASRRSWTLSKNAYFELLLCIQRFPSKSSTLKDVSNGVLKLSGYISGPCNSLTIKAFQYVYINSRFVCKGPIHKLLNHLATKFESLDPWKANSIPQKGKRCRPQVCPAYILNLSCPLALYDLTFEPSKTHVEFKEWIPILNFIENSVQYLWTGSMTYGESLGCENDLRRKGGIWKEDLIENNEFARDKHEIKKHKPCNYLPSPQFKMLAQNDVADDYFLEDSTQRSSDHVENHILDLDWQNGSIELRSLEMDESSEKAVSMDYHKFDDELEVTKMNEKPFLRSCSSRGNLPLDGSLFSSEDGLEFPVDGFKTKRRRVCPDENFDILKLDGKNYRFNMLPGTSQQHATSSQKFSAHSLAVDMLADFDSLSGASAKSISFCGELCVEEKGFGSGSLVHMDTSGSSCQSLNSEWCSLTSEALFRASSWGIDHFLDDSGYEGIDIPGKNASHGRFADNQGRNGSCSHRVRSKCSNQDNLISSCTSAALDFKDYADTSSALDFDDCAVTNKDINTFFSQRCNAHDVLSLEHPNISLPETGCLPLRFHSRGHKSHHDYELRESHFKFQDQEQDNFPKERSRRSQSAPPFYKHKRRFVSLNHHSMIKEGNAHDIHISTETDVSKHLYFQPNYAEDLMFCIRSDVKNRQESMMGMKETKEGESLKYLQNTWVDDSPVEGLHLKEIHKSTDYGSKWQNGCQQIANNNTSSKIDYQHDILDISSGFLYFAGNSLVPESLHKNCLEDAKVLQQVDNKFIPIVANGTLAIIDQHAADERIRLEELRQKVLCGEARTVTYLDVEKELILPEIGYQLLQNYAAQIRDWGWICNIQAHSGSFKKNLNILHQEPTVVTLLAVPCILDVNLSDGDLLEFLQQLADTDGSSTMPQSVLRVLNFKACRGAIMFGDSLLRSECALIVEELKKTSLCFQCAHGRPTTVPLVDLVELQKQIVKVGVLDGGSGELWHGLRRQELSFERAAQRLRSARS, encoded by the exons ATGGGGACTATTAAGCGATTGCCCGAATCAGTTCGTAATTCGATGCGTTCTGGGATTATATTGTTCGACTTGACACGTGTCGTCGAGGAGCTGGTTTTTAATAGCTTGGATGCTGGTGCTTCTAAG GTTTGGGTGTATGTAGGTGCTGGGACATGCTATGTTAAAGTAGTGGATGATG GATGTGGTATCTCTCGGGATGGATTGGTATTATTGGGACAAAGATACG TGACATCGAAGCTTCATCATTTCGCTGATATGGATGCTGCTAATGAGAGCTTTGGCTTCCGAGGAGAAGCATTGGCTTCTATATCTGATGTCTCTTTGTTAGAAATTATAACAAAAGCTCGTGGGAGGCCAAATGGATATCGAAAAGTCCTGAAG TTGTGGTTCGTGATCTGTTTTACAACCAACCTGTTCGCAGAAAGTGTATGCAAtcaag CCTCAAGAAGGTCTTGGACTCTGTCAAAAAATGCATACTTCGAATTGCTTTTGTGCATTCAAAGGTTTCCTTCAAAGTCATCGACATTGAAAG ATGTTAGCAATGGCGTATTGAAGCTTTCCGGATATATATCTGGTCCTTGCAATAGTTTGACCATCAAG GCTTTCCAATATGTTT ACATCAACTCACGGTTTGTCTGCAAAGGTCCAATACATAAATTGCTAAATCACTTGGCCACTAAGTTTGAGAGTCTGGATCCTTGGAAAGCTAATAGCATACCtcaaaaaggaaagagatgTAGGCCTCAAGTTTGTCCAGCATATATTCTAAATCTAAGTTGTCCTCTGGCTCTCTATGATTTAACCTTTGAGCCATCAAAGACACATGTTGAATTTAAG GAATGGATACCTATACTTAATTTCATCGAGAATTCCGTTCAATACCTTTGGACGGGAAGTATGACTTATG GGGAGTCGTTAGGTTGTGAAAATGATTTACGCAGGAAAGGTGGAATCTGGAAGGAAG ATTTGATAGAGAATAATGAATTTGCAAGAGATAAGCATGAGATAAAAAAACACAAGCCCTGTAATTATCTTCCTTCTCCCCAATTCAAGATGCTAGCTCAAAATGATGTAGCAg ACGATTATTTCTTGGAAGATAGTACACAAAGATCCAGTGATCATGTGGAAAACCATATCTTGGACTTAGATTGGCAAAATGGCTCCATTGAACTTAGATCTCTTGAAATGGATGAATCTTCAGAGAAGGCAGTGTCAATGGATTATCATAAATTTGATGATGAACTAGAGGTTACCAAGATGAATGAAAAGCCTTTCTTACGAAGTTGCTCCTCACGAGGAAACCTGCCACTTGATGGGTCTTTGTTTTCAAGTGAGGATGGTCTTGAATTTCCAGTTGATGGCTTCAAAACCAAAAGAAGGCGTGTTTGCCCTGATGAAAATTTTGACATCCTAAAGCTTGATGGCAAAAATTACAGATTTAATATGCTTCCTGGGACTTCACAGCAGCATGCAACATCCTCTCAGAAGTTTTCTGCACATAGCTTGGCAGTTGACATGCTTGCAGATTTTGATAGTCTATCAGGAGCTTCAGCAAAGTCAATCTCATTTTGTGGGGAGCTTTGTGTTGAGGAGAAAGGTTTTGGATCTGGTTCACTGGTACATATGGATACTTCTGGCTCAAGCTGCCAGTCCCTGAATTCTGAATGGTGTTCTCTAACTTCTGAGGCCTTATTTCGGGCCTCGTCTTGGGGTATTGATCATTTCCTAGATGATAGTGGATATGAAGGGATCGACATACCGGGTAAAAATGCAAGTCACGGTCGTTTTGCAGATAATCAAGGAAGGAATGGCAGCTGTAGCCACCGTGTTAGGTCAAAGTGCTCTAACCAAGATAATCTCATCTCAAGTTGTACAAGTGCTGCTTTGGATTTTAAGGATTATGCTGATACTAGCTCTGCATTAGATTTTGATGACTGTGCTGTTACTAATAAAGATATCAACACATTTTTCTCCCAAAGATGCAATGCACATGATGTATTATCTCTAGAACATCCTAACATATCACTTCCAGAGACTGGATGTTTACCTTTACGTTTCCATTCTAGAGGTCATAAGAGTCATCATGACTATGAACTCAGAGAAAgccattttaaatttcaagatCAGGAACAAGATAATTTTCCTAAAGAACGCTCCAGAAGAAGCCAATCAGCTCCACCATTTTACAAACACAAGAGAAGGTTTGTTTCCTTGAATCATCATTCTATGATCAAAGAGGGAAATGCTCATGATATCCATATTTCTACAG AAACTGATGTTTCGAAGCATCTATATTTTCAGCCAAATTATGCAGAGGATTTAATGTTCTGCATCAG ATCCGATGTGAAGAACAGACAAGAAAGTATGATGGGCATGAAAGAAACTAAAGAAGGTGAAAGCTTGAAATACTTGCAGAATACCTGGGTCGATGATTCTCCAGTTGAAG gtcTACATCTGAAGGAAATTCACAAATCTACAGATTATGGATCCAAGTGGCAGAATGGCTGTCAACAAATTGCA AACAACAATACATCAAGCAAAATTGATTATCAGCACGATATACTTGACATCTCTTCAGGATTCTTGTATTTTGCTGGCAATTCGTTAGTACCAGAATCTTTACATAAGAATTGCCTTGAGGATGCCAAAGTTCTTCAACAAGTGGACAACAAATTCATCCCAATTGTGGCGAATGGGACACTTGCTATTATAGACCAG CATGCTGCAGATGAAAGAATTCGATTAGAAGAACTCCGCCAAAAG GTATTATGTGGGGAGGCAAGAACAGTTACCTATCTGGATGTTGAAAAAGAGCTG ATCCTTCCAGAGATAGGGTATCAGCTGCTTCAAAACTATGCTGCGCAAATAAGAGATTGGGGGTGGATCTGCAATATTCAGGCTCATTCTGGAAGCTTTAAGAA GAATTTGAACATTCTCCACCAGGAGCCTACTGTGGTCACTCTTCTTGCG GTGCCCTGCATTTTAGATGTTAATTTATCTGATGGAGACCTATTAGAATTCCTTCAGCAG CTTGCAGATACAGATGGTTCTTCTACAATGCCTCAATCTGTTCTTCGTGTCCTAAATTTTAAAGCATGCAGGG gTGCTATCATGTTTGGAGATTCTTTGCTACGGTCAGAATGCGCACTCATCGTTGAAGAGCTAAAGAAGACTTCACTTTGTTTTCAA TGTGCTCATGGGCGACCAACTACTGTGCCCCTTGTTGACTTGGTGGAGCTTCAAAAGCAGATAGTTAAAGTTGGGGTTCTAGATGGTGGTTCTGGTGAGTTATGGCACGGGTTACGACGACAGGAACTCAGTTTTGAACGTGCCGCACAGCGTTTACGCTCTGCTAGAAGTTAG
- the LOC8281316 gene encoding DNA mismatch repair protein MLH3 isoform X4, whose product MGTIKRLPESVRNSMRSGIILFDLTRVVEELVFNSLDAGASKVWVYVGAGTCYVKVVDDGCGISRDGLVLLGQRYVTSKLHHFADMDAANESFGFRGEALASISDVSLLEIITKARGRPNGYRKVLKGSKCLYLGVNDDRKDVGTTVVVRDLFYNQPVRRKSSRRSWTLSKNAYFELLLCIQRFPSKSSTLKDVSNGVLKLSGYISGPCNSLTIKAFQYVYINSRFVCKGPIHKLLNHLATKFESLDPWKANSIPQKGKRCRPQVCPAYILNLSCPLALYDLTFEPSKTHVEFKEWIPILNFIENSVQYLWTGSMTYGESLGCENDLRRKGGIWKEDLIENNEFARDKHEIKKHKPCNYLPSPQFKMLAQNDVADDYFLEDSTQRSSDHVENHILDLDWQNGSIELRSLEMDESSEKAVSMDYHKFDDELEVTKMNEKPFLRSCSSRGNLPLDGSLFSSEDGLEFPVDGFKTKRRRVCPDENFDILKLDGKNYRFNMLPGTSQQHATSSQKFSAHSLAVDMLADFDSLSGASAKSISFCGELCVEEKGFGSGSLVHMDTSGSSCQSLNSEWCSLTSEALFRASSWGIDHFLDDSGYEGIDIPGKNASHGRFADNQGRNGSCSHRVRSKCSNQDNLISSCTSAALDFKDYADTSSALDFDDCAVTNKDINTFFSQRCNAHDVLSLEHPNISLPETGCLPLRFHSRGHKSHHDYELRESHFKFQDQEQDNFPKERSRRSQSAPPFYKHKRRFVSLNHHSMIKEGNAHDIHISTETDVSKHLYFQPNYAEDLMFCIRSDVKNRQESMMGMKETKEGESLKYLQNTWVDDSPVEGLHLKEIHKSTDYGSKWQNGCQQIANNNTSSKIDYQHDILDISSGFLYFAGNSLVPESLHKNCLEDAKVLQQVDNKFIPIVANGTLAIIDQHAADERIRLEELRQKVLCGEARTVTYLDVEKELILPEIGYQLLQNYAAQIRDWGWICNIQAHSGSFKKNLNILHQEPTVVTLLAVPCILDVNLSDGDLLEFLQQLADTDGSSTMPQSVLRVLNFKACRGAIMFGDSLLRSECALIVEELKKTSLCFQCAHGRPTTVPLVDLVELQKQIVKVGVLDGGSGELWHGLRRQELSFERAAQRLRSARS is encoded by the exons ATGGGGACTATTAAGCGATTGCCCGAATCAGTTCGTAATTCGATGCGTTCTGGGATTATATTGTTCGACTTGACACGTGTCGTCGAGGAGCTGGTTTTTAATAGCTTGGATGCTGGTGCTTCTAAG GTTTGGGTGTATGTAGGTGCTGGGACATGCTATGTTAAAGTAGTGGATGATG GATGTGGTATCTCTCGGGATGGATTGGTATTATTGGGACAAAGATACG TGACATCGAAGCTTCATCATTTCGCTGATATGGATGCTGCTAATGAGAGCTTTGGCTTCCGAGGAGAAGCATTGGCTTCTATATCTGATGTCTCTTTGTTAGAAATTATAACAAAAGCTCGTGGGAGGCCAAATGGATATCGAAAAGTCCTGAAG GGCTCAAAATGTTTGTATTTAGGAGTAAATGATGATAGAAAAGATGTTGGCACAACAG TTGTGGTTCGTGATCTGTTTTACAACCAACCTGTTCGCAGAAAGT CCTCAAGAAGGTCTTGGACTCTGTCAAAAAATGCATACTTCGAATTGCTTTTGTGCATTCAAAGGTTTCCTTCAAAGTCATCGACATTGAAAG ATGTTAGCAATGGCGTATTGAAGCTTTCCGGATATATATCTGGTCCTTGCAATAGTTTGACCATCAAG GCTTTCCAATATGTTT ACATCAACTCACGGTTTGTCTGCAAAGGTCCAATACATAAATTGCTAAATCACTTGGCCACTAAGTTTGAGAGTCTGGATCCTTGGAAAGCTAATAGCATACCtcaaaaaggaaagagatgTAGGCCTCAAGTTTGTCCAGCATATATTCTAAATCTAAGTTGTCCTCTGGCTCTCTATGATTTAACCTTTGAGCCATCAAAGACACATGTTGAATTTAAG GAATGGATACCTATACTTAATTTCATCGAGAATTCCGTTCAATACCTTTGGACGGGAAGTATGACTTATG GGGAGTCGTTAGGTTGTGAAAATGATTTACGCAGGAAAGGTGGAATCTGGAAGGAAG ATTTGATAGAGAATAATGAATTTGCAAGAGATAAGCATGAGATAAAAAAACACAAGCCCTGTAATTATCTTCCTTCTCCCCAATTCAAGATGCTAGCTCAAAATGATGTAGCAg ACGATTATTTCTTGGAAGATAGTACACAAAGATCCAGTGATCATGTGGAAAACCATATCTTGGACTTAGATTGGCAAAATGGCTCCATTGAACTTAGATCTCTTGAAATGGATGAATCTTCAGAGAAGGCAGTGTCAATGGATTATCATAAATTTGATGATGAACTAGAGGTTACCAAGATGAATGAAAAGCCTTTCTTACGAAGTTGCTCCTCACGAGGAAACCTGCCACTTGATGGGTCTTTGTTTTCAAGTGAGGATGGTCTTGAATTTCCAGTTGATGGCTTCAAAACCAAAAGAAGGCGTGTTTGCCCTGATGAAAATTTTGACATCCTAAAGCTTGATGGCAAAAATTACAGATTTAATATGCTTCCTGGGACTTCACAGCAGCATGCAACATCCTCTCAGAAGTTTTCTGCACATAGCTTGGCAGTTGACATGCTTGCAGATTTTGATAGTCTATCAGGAGCTTCAGCAAAGTCAATCTCATTTTGTGGGGAGCTTTGTGTTGAGGAGAAAGGTTTTGGATCTGGTTCACTGGTACATATGGATACTTCTGGCTCAAGCTGCCAGTCCCTGAATTCTGAATGGTGTTCTCTAACTTCTGAGGCCTTATTTCGGGCCTCGTCTTGGGGTATTGATCATTTCCTAGATGATAGTGGATATGAAGGGATCGACATACCGGGTAAAAATGCAAGTCACGGTCGTTTTGCAGATAATCAAGGAAGGAATGGCAGCTGTAGCCACCGTGTTAGGTCAAAGTGCTCTAACCAAGATAATCTCATCTCAAGTTGTACAAGTGCTGCTTTGGATTTTAAGGATTATGCTGATACTAGCTCTGCATTAGATTTTGATGACTGTGCTGTTACTAATAAAGATATCAACACATTTTTCTCCCAAAGATGCAATGCACATGATGTATTATCTCTAGAACATCCTAACATATCACTTCCAGAGACTGGATGTTTACCTTTACGTTTCCATTCTAGAGGTCATAAGAGTCATCATGACTATGAACTCAGAGAAAgccattttaaatttcaagatCAGGAACAAGATAATTTTCCTAAAGAACGCTCCAGAAGAAGCCAATCAGCTCCACCATTTTACAAACACAAGAGAAGGTTTGTTTCCTTGAATCATCATTCTATGATCAAAGAGGGAAATGCTCATGATATCCATATTTCTACAG AAACTGATGTTTCGAAGCATCTATATTTTCAGCCAAATTATGCAGAGGATTTAATGTTCTGCATCAG ATCCGATGTGAAGAACAGACAAGAAAGTATGATGGGCATGAAAGAAACTAAAGAAGGTGAAAGCTTGAAATACTTGCAGAATACCTGGGTCGATGATTCTCCAGTTGAAG gtcTACATCTGAAGGAAATTCACAAATCTACAGATTATGGATCCAAGTGGCAGAATGGCTGTCAACAAATTGCA AACAACAATACATCAAGCAAAATTGATTATCAGCACGATATACTTGACATCTCTTCAGGATTCTTGTATTTTGCTGGCAATTCGTTAGTACCAGAATCTTTACATAAGAATTGCCTTGAGGATGCCAAAGTTCTTCAACAAGTGGACAACAAATTCATCCCAATTGTGGCGAATGGGACACTTGCTATTATAGACCAG CATGCTGCAGATGAAAGAATTCGATTAGAAGAACTCCGCCAAAAG GTATTATGTGGGGAGGCAAGAACAGTTACCTATCTGGATGTTGAAAAAGAGCTG ATCCTTCCAGAGATAGGGTATCAGCTGCTTCAAAACTATGCTGCGCAAATAAGAGATTGGGGGTGGATCTGCAATATTCAGGCTCATTCTGGAAGCTTTAAGAA GAATTTGAACATTCTCCACCAGGAGCCTACTGTGGTCACTCTTCTTGCG GTGCCCTGCATTTTAGATGTTAATTTATCTGATGGAGACCTATTAGAATTCCTTCAGCAG CTTGCAGATACAGATGGTTCTTCTACAATGCCTCAATCTGTTCTTCGTGTCCTAAATTTTAAAGCATGCAGGG gTGCTATCATGTTTGGAGATTCTTTGCTACGGTCAGAATGCGCACTCATCGTTGAAGAGCTAAAGAAGACTTCACTTTGTTTTCAA TGTGCTCATGGGCGACCAACTACTGTGCCCCTTGTTGACTTGGTGGAGCTTCAAAAGCAGATAGTTAAAGTTGGGGTTCTAGATGGTGGTTCTGGTGAGTTATGGCACGGGTTACGACGACAGGAACTCAGTTTTGAACGTGCCGCACAGCGTTTACGCTCTGCTAGAAGTTAG
- the LOC8281316 gene encoding DNA mismatch repair protein MLH3 isoform X3 yields the protein MGTIKRLPESVRNSMRSGIILFDLTRVVEELVFNSLDAGASKVWVYVGAGTCYVKVVDDGCGISRDGLVLLGQRYVTSKLHHFADMDAANESFGFRGEALASISDVSLLEIITKARGRPNGYRKVLKGSKCLYLGVNDDRKDVGTTVVVRDLFYNQPVRRKCMQSSLKKVLDSVKKCILRIAFVHSKVSFKVIDIENVSNGVLKLSGYISGPCNSLTIKAFQYVYINSRFVCKGPIHKLLNHLATKFESLDPWKANSIPQKGKRCRPQVCPAYILNLSCPLALYDLTFEPSKTHVEFKEWIPILNFIENSVQYLWTGSMTYGESLGCENDLRRKGGIWKEDLIENNEFARDKHEIKKHKPCNYLPSPQFKMLAQNDVADDYFLEDSTQRSSDHVENHILDLDWQNGSIELRSLEMDESSEKAVSMDYHKFDDELEVTKMNEKPFLRSCSSRGNLPLDGSLFSSEDGLEFPVDGFKTKRRRVCPDENFDILKLDGKNYRFNMLPGTSQQHATSSQKFSAHSLAVDMLADFDSLSGASAKSISFCGELCVEEKGFGSGSLVHMDTSGSSCQSLNSEWCSLTSEALFRASSWGIDHFLDDSGYEGIDIPGKNASHGRFADNQGRNGSCSHRVRSKCSNQDNLISSCTSAALDFKDYADTSSALDFDDCAVTNKDINTFFSQRCNAHDVLSLEHPNISLPETGCLPLRFHSRGHKSHHDYELRESHFKFQDQEQDNFPKERSRRSQSAPPFYKHKRRFVSLNHHSMIKEGNAHDIHISTETDVSKHLYFQPNYAEDLMFCIRSDVKNRQESMMGMKETKEGESLKYLQNTWVDDSPVEGLHLKEIHKSTDYGSKWQNGCQQIANNNTSSKIDYQHDILDISSGFLYFAGNSLVPESLHKNCLEDAKVLQQVDNKFIPIVANGTLAIIDQHAADERIRLEELRQKVLCGEARTVTYLDVEKELILPEIGYQLLQNYAAQIRDWGWICNIQAHSGSFKKNLNILHQEPTVVTLLAVPCILDVNLSDGDLLEFLQQLADTDGSSTMPQSVLRVLNFKACRGAIMFGDSLLRSECALIVEELKKTSLCFQCAHGRPTTVPLVDLVELQKQIVKVGVLDGGSGELWHGLRRQELSFERAAQRLRSARS from the exons ATGGGGACTATTAAGCGATTGCCCGAATCAGTTCGTAATTCGATGCGTTCTGGGATTATATTGTTCGACTTGACACGTGTCGTCGAGGAGCTGGTTTTTAATAGCTTGGATGCTGGTGCTTCTAAG GTTTGGGTGTATGTAGGTGCTGGGACATGCTATGTTAAAGTAGTGGATGATG GATGTGGTATCTCTCGGGATGGATTGGTATTATTGGGACAAAGATACG TGACATCGAAGCTTCATCATTTCGCTGATATGGATGCTGCTAATGAGAGCTTTGGCTTCCGAGGAGAAGCATTGGCTTCTATATCTGATGTCTCTTTGTTAGAAATTATAACAAAAGCTCGTGGGAGGCCAAATGGATATCGAAAAGTCCTGAAG GGCTCAAAATGTTTGTATTTAGGAGTAAATGATGATAGAAAAGATGTTGGCACAACAG TTGTGGTTCGTGATCTGTTTTACAACCAACCTGTTCGCAGAAAGTGTATGCAAtcaag CCTCAAGAAGGTCTTGGACTCTGTCAAAAAATGCATACTTCGAATTGCTTTTGTGCATTCAAAGGTTTCCTTCAAAGTCATCGACATTGAAA ATGTTAGCAATGGCGTATTGAAGCTTTCCGGATATATATCTGGTCCTTGCAATAGTTTGACCATCAAG GCTTTCCAATATGTTT ACATCAACTCACGGTTTGTCTGCAAAGGTCCAATACATAAATTGCTAAATCACTTGGCCACTAAGTTTGAGAGTCTGGATCCTTGGAAAGCTAATAGCATACCtcaaaaaggaaagagatgTAGGCCTCAAGTTTGTCCAGCATATATTCTAAATCTAAGTTGTCCTCTGGCTCTCTATGATTTAACCTTTGAGCCATCAAAGACACATGTTGAATTTAAG GAATGGATACCTATACTTAATTTCATCGAGAATTCCGTTCAATACCTTTGGACGGGAAGTATGACTTATG GGGAGTCGTTAGGTTGTGAAAATGATTTACGCAGGAAAGGTGGAATCTGGAAGGAAG ATTTGATAGAGAATAATGAATTTGCAAGAGATAAGCATGAGATAAAAAAACACAAGCCCTGTAATTATCTTCCTTCTCCCCAATTCAAGATGCTAGCTCAAAATGATGTAGCAg ACGATTATTTCTTGGAAGATAGTACACAAAGATCCAGTGATCATGTGGAAAACCATATCTTGGACTTAGATTGGCAAAATGGCTCCATTGAACTTAGATCTCTTGAAATGGATGAATCTTCAGAGAAGGCAGTGTCAATGGATTATCATAAATTTGATGATGAACTAGAGGTTACCAAGATGAATGAAAAGCCTTTCTTACGAAGTTGCTCCTCACGAGGAAACCTGCCACTTGATGGGTCTTTGTTTTCAAGTGAGGATGGTCTTGAATTTCCAGTTGATGGCTTCAAAACCAAAAGAAGGCGTGTTTGCCCTGATGAAAATTTTGACATCCTAAAGCTTGATGGCAAAAATTACAGATTTAATATGCTTCCTGGGACTTCACAGCAGCATGCAACATCCTCTCAGAAGTTTTCTGCACATAGCTTGGCAGTTGACATGCTTGCAGATTTTGATAGTCTATCAGGAGCTTCAGCAAAGTCAATCTCATTTTGTGGGGAGCTTTGTGTTGAGGAGAAAGGTTTTGGATCTGGTTCACTGGTACATATGGATACTTCTGGCTCAAGCTGCCAGTCCCTGAATTCTGAATGGTGTTCTCTAACTTCTGAGGCCTTATTTCGGGCCTCGTCTTGGGGTATTGATCATTTCCTAGATGATAGTGGATATGAAGGGATCGACATACCGGGTAAAAATGCAAGTCACGGTCGTTTTGCAGATAATCAAGGAAGGAATGGCAGCTGTAGCCACCGTGTTAGGTCAAAGTGCTCTAACCAAGATAATCTCATCTCAAGTTGTACAAGTGCTGCTTTGGATTTTAAGGATTATGCTGATACTAGCTCTGCATTAGATTTTGATGACTGTGCTGTTACTAATAAAGATATCAACACATTTTTCTCCCAAAGATGCAATGCACATGATGTATTATCTCTAGAACATCCTAACATATCACTTCCAGAGACTGGATGTTTACCTTTACGTTTCCATTCTAGAGGTCATAAGAGTCATCATGACTATGAACTCAGAGAAAgccattttaaatttcaagatCAGGAACAAGATAATTTTCCTAAAGAACGCTCCAGAAGAAGCCAATCAGCTCCACCATTTTACAAACACAAGAGAAGGTTTGTTTCCTTGAATCATCATTCTATGATCAAAGAGGGAAATGCTCATGATATCCATATTTCTACAG AAACTGATGTTTCGAAGCATCTATATTTTCAGCCAAATTATGCAGAGGATTTAATGTTCTGCATCAG ATCCGATGTGAAGAACAGACAAGAAAGTATGATGGGCATGAAAGAAACTAAAGAAGGTGAAAGCTTGAAATACTTGCAGAATACCTGGGTCGATGATTCTCCAGTTGAAG gtcTACATCTGAAGGAAATTCACAAATCTACAGATTATGGATCCAAGTGGCAGAATGGCTGTCAACAAATTGCA AACAACAATACATCAAGCAAAATTGATTATCAGCACGATATACTTGACATCTCTTCAGGATTCTTGTATTTTGCTGGCAATTCGTTAGTACCAGAATCTTTACATAAGAATTGCCTTGAGGATGCCAAAGTTCTTCAACAAGTGGACAACAAATTCATCCCAATTGTGGCGAATGGGACACTTGCTATTATAGACCAG CATGCTGCAGATGAAAGAATTCGATTAGAAGAACTCCGCCAAAAG GTATTATGTGGGGAGGCAAGAACAGTTACCTATCTGGATGTTGAAAAAGAGCTG ATCCTTCCAGAGATAGGGTATCAGCTGCTTCAAAACTATGCTGCGCAAATAAGAGATTGGGGGTGGATCTGCAATATTCAGGCTCATTCTGGAAGCTTTAAGAA GAATTTGAACATTCTCCACCAGGAGCCTACTGTGGTCACTCTTCTTGCG GTGCCCTGCATTTTAGATGTTAATTTATCTGATGGAGACCTATTAGAATTCCTTCAGCAG CTTGCAGATACAGATGGTTCTTCTACAATGCCTCAATCTGTTCTTCGTGTCCTAAATTTTAAAGCATGCAGGG gTGCTATCATGTTTGGAGATTCTTTGCTACGGTCAGAATGCGCACTCATCGTTGAAGAGCTAAAGAAGACTTCACTTTGTTTTCAA TGTGCTCATGGGCGACCAACTACTGTGCCCCTTGTTGACTTGGTGGAGCTTCAAAAGCAGATAGTTAAAGTTGGGGTTCTAGATGGTGGTTCTGGTGAGTTATGGCACGGGTTACGACGACAGGAACTCAGTTTTGAACGTGCCGCACAGCGTTTACGCTCTGCTAGAAGTTAG